A region from the Malus domestica chromosome 07, GDT2T_hap1 genome encodes:
- the LOC103446483 gene encoding uncharacterized protein isoform X3, with translation MKPKTTAVSRAQRSKPFQGDGPNWVLIAGGALLSTLSIRLGYKLKQALDTKPQENASNGCRVHSNVYSFTQQNDGGCFNCMSGTEGMMEMKCLPNDQTLTESNGALPLVMVPAPGFNKENGIVWASSPDRLELPPKPFLHYSNSSDSPCVSESGSDIFSKREVIQKLRQQLKRRDDMILEMQDQIVELQSSLNAQLAHSTNLQSQLDSANRDFFDSEREIQRLRKAIADHCVGHVSPIDRSPQVTIWQHEERNGHVNGFPDGESNFDATERGRGDGERVEMLKREVGELKEVIEGKEYLLQSYKEQKAEFSLKIKELQQRLDSQLPNIL, from the exons ATGAAACCAAAAACAACTGCTGTGTCAAGAGCTCAGAGATCCAAACCTTTTCAGGGGGATGGACCTAATTGGGTTCTTATTGCTGGTGGTGCCTTGTTAAGTACATTGTCAATTCGTCTTGGTTACAAGCTGAAGCAAGCACTTGACACAAAGCCCCAGGAGAATGCTAGTAATG GTTGCCGTGTGCACTCAAACGTTTATTCCTTTACACAACAAAATGATGGTGGTTGCTTTAATTGCATGTCAG GAACTGAGGGCATGATGGAGATGAAGTGCCTGCCCAATGACCAAACGCTGACTGAATCCAATGGTGCCCTGCCTTTAGTCATGGTTCCAGCCCCTGGATTTAACAAGGAGAATGGCATTGTCTGGGCATCTTCTCCGGATCGCCTTGAGTTGCCTCCAAAGCCATTTCTCCACTATTCAAACTCCTCAGATTCTCCGTGTGTTTCAGAATCTGGGTCTGACATCTTCAGTAAGCGGGAAGTCATACAAAAACTGAGGCAACAACTGAAGAGAAGAGATGACATGATATTAGAGATGCAGGATCAGATTGTAGAGCTGCAGAGTTCACTGAATGCACAGCTGGCACATTCTACCAATCTACAGTCACAACTTGATTCAGCAAACAGGGACTTTTTTGATTCGGAGAGAGAAATCCAAAGGCTGAGGAAGGCAATCGCTGATCACTGTGTTGGACATGTGAGCCCCATTGACAGATCACCCCAGGTCACTATTTGGCAACATGAAGAAAGAAATGGTCATGTGAATGGATTTCCTGATGGGGAAAGCAACTTTGATGCAACCGAAAGGGGAAGAGGGGATGGAGAGAGGGTTGAGATGCTCAAGAGGGAAGTAGGAGAATTGAAGGAGGTGATAGAAGGAAAGGAATACTTGCTACAAAGCTACAAGGAGCAAAAAGCAGAGTTCTCACTGAAAATCAAAGAGTTGCAGCAGAGACTGGATTCTCAACTCCCCAATATTTTGTAG
- the LOC103446483 gene encoding uncharacterized protein isoform X2 — translation MKPKTTAVSRAQRSKPFQGDGPNWVLIAGGALLSTLSIRLGYKLKQALDTKPQENARSGKSSDQRKSAGCRVHSNVYSFTQQNDGGCFNCMSGTEGMMEMKCLPNDQTLTESNGALPLVMVPAPGFNKENGIVWASSPDRLELPPKPFLHYSNSSDSPCVSESGSDIFSKREVIQKLRQQLKRRDDMILEMQDQIVELQSSLNAQLAHSTNLQSQLDSANRDFFDSEREIQRLRKAIADHCVGHVSPIDRSPQVTIWQHEERNGHVNGFPDGESNFDATERGRGDGERVEMLKREVGELKEVIEGKEYLLQSYKEQKAEFSLKIKELQQRLDSQLPNIL, via the exons ATGAAACCAAAAACAACTGCTGTGTCAAGAGCTCAGAGATCCAAACCTTTTCAGGGGGATGGACCTAATTGGGTTCTTATTGCTGGTGGTGCCTTGTTAAGTACATTGTCAATTCGTCTTGGTTACAAGCTGAAGCAAGCACTTGACACAAAGCCCCAGGAGAATGCTA GAAGTGGAAAATCCtctgaccaaagaaagtctgCAGGTTGCCGTGTGCACTCAAACGTTTATTCCTTTACACAACAAAATGATGGTGGTTGCTTTAATTGCATGTCAG GAACTGAGGGCATGATGGAGATGAAGTGCCTGCCCAATGACCAAACGCTGACTGAATCCAATGGTGCCCTGCCTTTAGTCATGGTTCCAGCCCCTGGATTTAACAAGGAGAATGGCATTGTCTGGGCATCTTCTCCGGATCGCCTTGAGTTGCCTCCAAAGCCATTTCTCCACTATTCAAACTCCTCAGATTCTCCGTGTGTTTCAGAATCTGGGTCTGACATCTTCAGTAAGCGGGAAGTCATACAAAAACTGAGGCAACAACTGAAGAGAAGAGATGACATGATATTAGAGATGCAGGATCAGATTGTAGAGCTGCAGAGTTCACTGAATGCACAGCTGGCACATTCTACCAATCTACAGTCACAACTTGATTCAGCAAACAGGGACTTTTTTGATTCGGAGAGAGAAATCCAAAGGCTGAGGAAGGCAATCGCTGATCACTGTGTTGGACATGTGAGCCCCATTGACAGATCACCCCAGGTCACTATTTGGCAACATGAAGAAAGAAATGGTCATGTGAATGGATTTCCTGATGGGGAAAGCAACTTTGATGCAACCGAAAGGGGAAGAGGGGATGGAGAGAGGGTTGAGATGCTCAAGAGGGAAGTAGGAGAATTGAAGGAGGTGATAGAAGGAAAGGAATACTTGCTACAAAGCTACAAGGAGCAAAAAGCAGAGTTCTCACTGAAAATCAAAGAGTTGCAGCAGAGACTGGATTCTCAACTCCCCAATATTTTGTAG
- the LOC103446483 gene encoding uncharacterized protein isoform X1 — protein MKPKTTAVSRAQRSKPFQGDGPNWVLIAGGALLSTLSIRLGYKLKQALDTKPQENASNGSGKSSDQRKSAGCRVHSNVYSFTQQNDGGCFNCMSGTEGMMEMKCLPNDQTLTESNGALPLVMVPAPGFNKENGIVWASSPDRLELPPKPFLHYSNSSDSPCVSESGSDIFSKREVIQKLRQQLKRRDDMILEMQDQIVELQSSLNAQLAHSTNLQSQLDSANRDFFDSEREIQRLRKAIADHCVGHVSPIDRSPQVTIWQHEERNGHVNGFPDGESNFDATERGRGDGERVEMLKREVGELKEVIEGKEYLLQSYKEQKAEFSLKIKELQQRLDSQLPNIL, from the exons ATGAAACCAAAAACAACTGCTGTGTCAAGAGCTCAGAGATCCAAACCTTTTCAGGGGGATGGACCTAATTGGGTTCTTATTGCTGGTGGTGCCTTGTTAAGTACATTGTCAATTCGTCTTGGTTACAAGCTGAAGCAAGCACTTGACACAAAGCCCCAGGAGAATGCTAGTAATG GAAGTGGAAAATCCtctgaccaaagaaagtctgCAGGTTGCCGTGTGCACTCAAACGTTTATTCCTTTACACAACAAAATGATGGTGGTTGCTTTAATTGCATGTCAG GAACTGAGGGCATGATGGAGATGAAGTGCCTGCCCAATGACCAAACGCTGACTGAATCCAATGGTGCCCTGCCTTTAGTCATGGTTCCAGCCCCTGGATTTAACAAGGAGAATGGCATTGTCTGGGCATCTTCTCCGGATCGCCTTGAGTTGCCTCCAAAGCCATTTCTCCACTATTCAAACTCCTCAGATTCTCCGTGTGTTTCAGAATCTGGGTCTGACATCTTCAGTAAGCGGGAAGTCATACAAAAACTGAGGCAACAACTGAAGAGAAGAGATGACATGATATTAGAGATGCAGGATCAGATTGTAGAGCTGCAGAGTTCACTGAATGCACAGCTGGCACATTCTACCAATCTACAGTCACAACTTGATTCAGCAAACAGGGACTTTTTTGATTCGGAGAGAGAAATCCAAAGGCTGAGGAAGGCAATCGCTGATCACTGTGTTGGACATGTGAGCCCCATTGACAGATCACCCCAGGTCACTATTTGGCAACATGAAGAAAGAAATGGTCATGTGAATGGATTTCCTGATGGGGAAAGCAACTTTGATGCAACCGAAAGGGGAAGAGGGGATGGAGAGAGGGTTGAGATGCTCAAGAGGGAAGTAGGAGAATTGAAGGAGGTGATAGAAGGAAAGGAATACTTGCTACAAAGCTACAAGGAGCAAAAAGCAGAGTTCTCACTGAAAATCAAAGAGTTGCAGCAGAGACTGGATTCTCAACTCCCCAATATTTTGTAG
- the LOC103446483 gene encoding uncharacterized protein isoform X4, with protein MKPKTTAVSRAQRSKPFQGDGPNWVLIAGGALLSTLSIRLGYKLKQALDTKPQENASNGSGKSSDQRKSAGCRVHSNVYSFTQQNDGGCFNCMSESGSDIFSKREVIQKLRQQLKRRDDMILEMQDQIVELQSSLNAQLAHSTNLQSQLDSANRDFFDSEREIQRLRKAIADHCVGHVSPIDRSPQVTIWQHEERNGHVNGFPDGESNFDATERGRGDGERVEMLKREVGELKEVIEGKEYLLQSYKEQKAEFSLKIKELQQRLDSQLPNIL; from the exons ATGAAACCAAAAACAACTGCTGTGTCAAGAGCTCAGAGATCCAAACCTTTTCAGGGGGATGGACCTAATTGGGTTCTTATTGCTGGTGGTGCCTTGTTAAGTACATTGTCAATTCGTCTTGGTTACAAGCTGAAGCAAGCACTTGACACAAAGCCCCAGGAGAATGCTAGTAATG GAAGTGGAAAATCCtctgaccaaagaaagtctgCAGGTTGCCGTGTGCACTCAAACGTTTATTCCTTTACACAACAAAATGATGGTGGTTGCTTTAATTGCATGTCAG AATCTGGGTCTGACATCTTCAGTAAGCGGGAAGTCATACAAAAACTGAGGCAACAACTGAAGAGAAGAGATGACATGATATTAGAGATGCAGGATCAGATTGTAGAGCTGCAGAGTTCACTGAATGCACAGCTGGCACATTCTACCAATCTACAGTCACAACTTGATTCAGCAAACAGGGACTTTTTTGATTCGGAGAGAGAAATCCAAAGGCTGAGGAAGGCAATCGCTGATCACTGTGTTGGACATGTGAGCCCCATTGACAGATCACCCCAGGTCACTATTTGGCAACATGAAGAAAGAAATGGTCATGTGAATGGATTTCCTGATGGGGAAAGCAACTTTGATGCAACCGAAAGGGGAAGAGGGGATGGAGAGAGGGTTGAGATGCTCAAGAGGGAAGTAGGAGAATTGAAGGAGGTGATAGAAGGAAAGGAATACTTGCTACAAAGCTACAAGGAGCAAAAAGCAGAGTTCTCACTGAAAATCAAAGAGTTGCAGCAGAGACTGGATTCTCAACTCCCCAATATTTTGTAG
- the LOC103446484 gene encoding transcription termination factor MTERF15, mitochondrial-like yields MAALFNLKAGRLGCSLFSKAKRFVLGDVKPPHCTLQRLILRRHLASEISETQPNFTVNYLINSCGLSPKGAISTSKRVKLRSQERADSVLALLRNHGFSATQISKLVRSCPQLLVTKPEKTLLPKLEFFTSLGASKDDLTKFLACNPAVLGMSLQERIKPTCHFLRKQLSEKKLVVFLKRGGPRIFLEGHSKNVAPNIEILRESGMPQSCISLLLVHYPSSLIRKPENFGKVVDEVKQMGFRMEKTISVAAIKALCSSNSKSIWNRNSEVYKRWGWSENDVLSAFKRFPQCMTTSEKKIMQVMEFLVNKMEWPAGVINKYPIIVLLSLEKRIIPRCSVIKVLMVKGFIKEIENVSLFSVMCPVEKCFLAKFVARYIDEVPALLSVYQGKVEVQDA; encoded by the coding sequence ATGGCAGCCCTCTTCAACCTGAAGGCCGGCAGATTGGGTTGTTCACTATTTTCCAAAGCTAAAAGATTTGTTCTTGGAGATGTAAAACCCCCACACTGTACTCTTCAACGTCTGATACTCCGCAGACACTTAGCCTCAGAAATCTCAGAAACCCAACCCAATTTCACAGTCAATTACCTCATAAACTCATGTGGGTTGTCTCCAAAGGGTGCAATTTCAACATCTAAGCGGGTCAAGTTGCGATCCCAGGAAAGAGCAGACTCGGTCTTGGCCCTTCTCAGAAACCATGGATTCTCTGCAACCCAGATCTCCAAGCTTGTGAGGTCGTGTCCACAGCTTCTCGTAACCAAACCGGAGAAAACCCTTTTGCCAAAGCTTGAGTTTTTCACTTCTCTTGGAGCTTCAAAAGATGACCTCACAAAATTTCTCGCTTGCAATCCTGCTGTTTTGGGTATGAGCTTGCAGGAACGGATAAAACCCACTTGCCATTTCCTTAGGAAACAGCTTTCTGAGAAGAAGCTGGTTGTTTTTTTGAAGAGAGGCGGCCCGCGGATTTTCTTGGAAGGCCATTCGAAGAATGTGGCGCCAAATATTGAGATTTTGAGAGAATCAGGTATGCCCCAATCATGTATTTCACTGTTGCTGGTTCATTATCCTAGCTCTTTGATACGGAAGCCTGAGAATTTTGGCAAAGTTGTGGATGAGGTTAAGCAAATGGGATTTCGTATGGAAAAAACTATATCTGTTGCAGCAATAAAAGCATTGTGCAGTAGTAACAGTAAATCCATATGGAATcgtaattctgaagtttataagaGGTGGGGTTGGTCGGAGAATGATGTTCTCTCTGCTTTCAAGCGGTTCCCACAATGTATGACTACGTCGGAGAAGAAAATAATGCAGGTAATGGAATTTCTAGTGAACAAAATGGAATGGCCGGCAGGAGTGATTAACAAATACCCAATCATAGTGCTTCTCAGTTTGGAGAAGCGAATAATCCCAAGGTGTTCGGTTATTAAAGTTTTGATGGTGAAAGGATTTATAAAGGAAATTGAAAATGTGAGTTTGTTTTCTGTAATGTGCCCTGTGGAGAAATGCTTCTTGGCGAAGTTTGTGGCCAGATATATAGATGAAGTACCTGCATTACTGAGTGTGTATCAAGGCAAAGTTGAAGTCCAGGATGCATGA